A single window of Kitasatospora sp. HUAS MG31 DNA harbors:
- a CDS encoding acylphosphatase, which produces MHGHDSPPPVRATIWVRGRVQQVGFRWWTRARALEVGLTGYTSNLGDGRVQVVAEGTHAECERLLALLRGPGTPGQVTGVTEIWSATGEGYDGFAIR; this is translated from the coding sequence ATGCACGGTCACGACAGTCCCCCTCCGGTCCGGGCCACCATCTGGGTGCGCGGCCGCGTCCAGCAGGTCGGGTTCCGCTGGTGGACGCGTGCACGCGCACTGGAGGTCGGCCTGACCGGCTACACCAGCAACCTCGGCGACGGCCGGGTCCAGGTGGTGGCCGAGGGGACGCACGCGGAGTGCGAGCGGCTGCTCGCCCTGCTGCGCGGACCGGGTACTCCGGGCCAGGTCACCGGCGTGACGGAGATCTGGAGCGCCACCGGCGAGGGGTACGACGGATTCGCGATCCGATGA
- the mutM gene encoding bifunctional DNA-formamidopyrimidine glycosylase/DNA-(apurinic or apyrimidinic site) lyase — protein MPELPEVEVVRRGLARWVAGRTVAEAQVLHPRAVRRQSGGAAEFTGLLAGATLGEARRRGKYLWVPLGDGLAMIGHLGMSGQLLVQDAAVPDETHLRVRLRFADGERELRFVDQRTFGGLAVEEAEPDDPDSTPLSLAHIARDPLDPLFDDAAFVAALRARRTTVKRALLDQTLISGVGNIYADEALWRTGLHYDRPTATLTRPLAASLLQHARDVMTAALAVGGTSFDSLYVNVNGESGYFSRDLDAYGREGLPCRRCGTPMRRAAWMNRSSYFCPRCQRVPRVR, from the coding sequence ATGCCGGAGCTCCCCGAGGTCGAGGTGGTCCGGCGCGGCCTGGCCCGCTGGGTCGCCGGCCGGACCGTCGCCGAGGCGCAGGTGCTGCACCCGCGCGCCGTCCGCCGCCAGTCCGGCGGGGCCGCCGAGTTCACCGGCCTGCTGGCCGGCGCCACCCTGGGCGAGGCGCGCCGGCGCGGCAAGTACCTCTGGGTCCCCCTCGGCGACGGCCTCGCGATGATCGGCCACCTCGGGATGAGCGGCCAGCTGCTCGTCCAGGACGCCGCCGTACCCGACGAGACCCACCTGCGGGTCCGGCTGCGCTTCGCCGACGGCGAGCGCGAACTGCGCTTCGTCGACCAGCGGACCTTCGGCGGCCTCGCCGTGGAGGAGGCCGAGCCGGACGACCCCGACTCCACCCCGCTCTCCCTCGCGCACATCGCCCGCGACCCGCTGGACCCACTCTTCGACGACGCCGCCTTCGTCGCCGCCCTGCGCGCGCGGCGCACCACCGTGAAGCGGGCCCTGCTCGACCAGACCCTGATCAGCGGCGTCGGCAACATCTACGCCGACGAGGCGCTCTGGCGCACCGGACTGCACTACGACCGGCCGACCGCCACCCTGACCCGGCCGCTGGCGGCGAGCCTGCTGCAGCACGCCCGGGACGTGATGACCGCGGCGCTGGCGGTGGGCGGCACCAGCTTCGACAGCCTCTACGTCAACGTGAACGGGGAGAGCGGGTACTTCTCGCGCGACCTGGACGCGTACGGGCGGGAGGGGCTGCCGTGCCGCAGGTGCGGGACGCCGATGCGGCGGGCGGCGTGGATGAACCGGTCGAGCTACTTCTGCCCGCGCTGCCAGCGGGTGCCGCGGGTGCGCTGA
- the smc gene encoding chromosome segregation protein SMC: MHLKSLTLRGFKSFASATTLRFEPGITCVVGPNGSGKSNVVDALSWVMGEQGAKSLRGGKMEDVIFAGTSGRAPLGRAEVSLTIDNTDGALPIDYSEVTITRTLFRNGGSEYALNGTTCRLLDIQELLSDSGIGREMHVIVGQGQLDAVLHADPMNRRAFIEEAAGVLKHRKRKEKALRKLDAMQGNLNRIQDLVAELRRQLGPMGRQARIARRAAGIQAELRDARLRLLADDLLTLRRAVEAEVADELALKLRRATVEQELARAIQREAVLEAQLQQLGPRLEAARQTWYALSSLAERTRGTIGLAEARVRHATGSGQTEERRGRDPEELEREARRVREEEAALAEALEEARYALAEAVESRAELERTLAAEEARLKAAARAIADRREGLARLQGQAAAARSRAAGAHAEIERLTEARDEAALRAEAARQEHRELQEQSDGLQAGDEELDAVEQAARDALAAVERELAAVRDAVGAAERERAGLVARHDALALGLRRKDGSGALLADPDRPAGVLGPLADLLTVEPGYEAAVAAALGSAAEAVVVAGLDAATGALHHLRERDAGRAALLVTHGEGPREPGADGPALPPDARWAAGLVRGEAPVLAAVRTLLAGTAVVEDLRSARELLDTHPGLTAVTPAGDLLSRVSAQGGAAGAPSLLETQAAVAEAARMIGELDVRCAESADRLAVETDRRRELAAELEELTARRRAGEKERARLAGDLGRAAGQARATAGEAERLASSAARAEQGLAEAREAAEELAERLAAAVESADAGEDEPDGAERDRLALAGAAARQAEMEARLSVRTHEERVRGLAGRADQLDRAAAAEREARARAAERRERARREAAVAAAVAAGARQLLAALEEAVARAEAERTAVEQDRAGRETELRSGREAGRELKAELDRLVDAGHRDEVLRAEKKLRIEQLETRALEEFGIEGGELLAGYGPDRPVPAPAPEEGEEPGEPRAYVRAEQEKRLRAAEKAYQQLGKVNPLALEEFAALEERHRFLGEQLDDLKKSRRDLMDIVRDVDVRVEQLFTAAYHDTAAQFEGVFSRLFPGGEGRLVLTDPENMLTTGVEVEARPPGKKVKRLSLLSGGERSLTAVALLVSIFKARPSPFYVMDEVEAALDETNLRRLVAIMEELRESSQLIVITHQKLTMESADALYGVTMKGDGISQVISQRLRVGAPGAPPSRQAGGEHREHGKPAVPRQHDALVPD; encoded by the coding sequence GTGCACCTGAAGAGTCTGACCCTGCGCGGATTCAAGTCCTTCGCCTCCGCCACCACCCTGCGCTTCGAGCCCGGCATCACCTGCGTGGTCGGGCCCAACGGCTCCGGTAAGTCCAACGTCGTGGACGCGCTCTCCTGGGTCATGGGGGAGCAGGGCGCCAAGTCGCTGCGCGGCGGCAAGATGGAGGACGTCATCTTCGCCGGGACGAGCGGCCGCGCGCCGCTCGGCCGGGCCGAGGTCAGCCTCACCATCGACAACACCGACGGCGCCCTGCCGATCGACTACTCCGAAGTCACGATCACCCGCACGCTGTTCCGCAACGGCGGCAGCGAGTACGCGCTCAACGGCACCACCTGCCGCCTGCTCGACATCCAGGAGCTGCTCTCCGACTCCGGCATCGGCCGGGAGATGCACGTCATCGTCGGCCAGGGCCAGCTCGACGCCGTCCTGCACGCCGACCCGATGAACCGGCGCGCCTTCATCGAGGAGGCCGCCGGCGTCCTCAAGCACCGCAAGCGCAAGGAGAAGGCGCTGCGGAAGCTGGACGCGATGCAGGGCAACCTCAACCGGATCCAGGACCTGGTCGCCGAGCTCCGCCGCCAGCTCGGCCCGATGGGACGCCAGGCGAGGATCGCCCGCCGCGCCGCCGGCATCCAGGCCGAGCTGCGCGACGCCCGGCTCCGGCTGCTCGCCGACGACCTGCTCACCCTCCGCCGGGCGGTGGAGGCCGAGGTCGCCGACGAACTCGCCCTGAAGCTGCGCCGTGCCACGGTCGAGCAGGAGCTCGCCCGGGCCATCCAGCGGGAGGCCGTCCTGGAGGCCCAGCTCCAGCAGCTCGGCCCACGGCTGGAGGCCGCCCGGCAGACCTGGTACGCCCTCTCCTCGCTCGCCGAGCGGACCCGCGGCACCATCGGCCTGGCCGAGGCCCGGGTCCGGCACGCCACCGGCAGCGGGCAGACCGAGGAGCGGCGCGGGCGCGACCCCGAGGAACTGGAGCGCGAGGCCCGGCGGGTCCGCGAGGAGGAGGCCGCGCTCGCCGAGGCGCTGGAGGAGGCCCGGTACGCGCTCGCCGAGGCGGTCGAGTCCCGGGCCGAGCTGGAACGCACCCTCGCCGCCGAGGAGGCCCGGCTGAAGGCCGCCGCCCGTGCCATCGCCGACCGGCGCGAGGGCCTGGCCCGGCTCCAGGGGCAGGCCGCCGCCGCCCGCTCCAGGGCCGCCGGGGCCCACGCCGAGATCGAGCGGCTCACCGAGGCCCGCGACGAGGCCGCGCTCCGCGCCGAGGCCGCCCGGCAGGAGCACCGCGAACTCCAGGAGCAGTCCGACGGACTCCAGGCGGGCGACGAGGAGCTGGACGCGGTGGAGCAGGCGGCGCGCGACGCCCTCGCCGCCGTGGAGCGCGAGCTGGCCGCCGTCCGCGATGCCGTCGGGGCGGCCGAGCGGGAGCGGGCCGGGCTGGTCGCCCGGCACGACGCGCTGGCGCTCGGCCTGCGGCGCAAGGACGGCAGCGGCGCCCTGCTCGCCGACCCGGACCGGCCCGCCGGGGTGCTCGGCCCGCTCGCCGACCTGCTCACCGTCGAACCCGGCTACGAGGCCGCCGTCGCCGCCGCGCTCGGCAGCGCGGCCGAGGCGGTCGTCGTGGCCGGGCTCGACGCCGCCACCGGTGCGCTGCACCACCTCCGGGAGCGGGACGCGGGCCGGGCGGCCCTGCTGGTCACCCACGGCGAGGGCCCGCGGGAGCCCGGGGCGGACGGTCCGGCCCTGCCGCCGGACGCCCGATGGGCCGCCGGGCTGGTGCGCGGCGAGGCACCGGTGCTCGCGGCCGTCCGGACCCTGCTGGCCGGCACCGCGGTGGTCGAGGACCTCCGGTCCGCGCGTGAACTCCTGGACACCCACCCGGGGTTGACGGCCGTCACACCGGCCGGCGACCTGCTCTCGCGGGTGTCCGCGCAGGGTGGCGCGGCCGGTGCGCCCAGCCTGCTGGAGACCCAGGCCGCGGTGGCGGAGGCCGCACGGATGATCGGCGAACTCGACGTCCGCTGCGCGGAGTCGGCCGACCGGCTGGCCGTCGAGACCGACCGCCGACGGGAACTGGCCGCCGAGCTGGAGGAGTTGACGGCCCGTCGGCGGGCCGGCGAGAAGGAGCGTGCCCGGCTCGCGGGGGACCTCGGCCGGGCGGCCGGGCAGGCCCGCGCCACCGCCGGGGAGGCGGAGCGGCTCGCCTCCTCCGCCGCCCGGGCCGAGCAGGGGCTGGCCGAGGCCCGGGAGGCCGCGGAGGAGCTGGCCGAACGGCTGGCCGCCGCCGTGGAGTCGGCGGACGCGGGCGAGGACGAGCCGGACGGCGCCGAGCGCGACCGGCTGGCCCTGGCCGGTGCGGCGGCGCGCCAGGCCGAGATGGAGGCCCGGCTGTCCGTCCGCACCCACGAGGAGCGGGTCCGCGGCCTGGCCGGCCGGGCCGACCAGCTGGACCGGGCCGCCGCCGCCGAGCGCGAGGCCCGCGCCCGGGCGGCCGAGCGGCGCGAGCGGGCCCGGAGGGAGGCCGCGGTGGCCGCCGCCGTCGCGGCCGGCGCCCGGCAGTTGCTGGCCGCCCTGGAGGAGGCGGTCGCCCGCGCCGAGGCCGAGCGGACCGCCGTGGAACAGGACCGGGCCGGGCGCGAGACCGAACTGCGGTCCGGCCGCGAAGCGGGCCGCGAACTCAAGGCCGAGCTGGACAGACTGGTCGACGCCGGCCACCGGGACGAGGTGCTCCGGGCGGAGAAGAAGCTGCGGATCGAGCAGCTGGAGACCCGGGCGCTGGAGGAGTTCGGCATCGAGGGCGGCGAACTGCTCGCCGGCTACGGGCCAGACCGCCCGGTGCCCGCGCCGGCACCCGAGGAGGGGGAGGAGCCGGGCGAGCCGCGTGCCTACGTCCGGGCCGAGCAGGAGAAGCGGCTGCGGGCCGCCGAGAAGGCGTACCAGCAGCTGGGCAAGGTCAACCCGCTGGCGCTGGAGGAGTTCGCGGCGCTGGAGGAGCGGCACCGGTTCCTCGGCGAGCAGCTGGACGACCTGAAGAAGAGCCGGCGCGACCTGATGGACATCGTCCGGGACGTGGACGTCCGGGTCGAGCAACTGTTCACGGCGGCGTACCACGACACGGCGGCGCAGTTCGAGGGCGTGTTCTCGCGGCTCTTCCCGGGCGGTGAGGGGCGGCTGGTGCTGACCGACCCGGAGAACATGCTGACCACCGGGGTGGAGGTGGAGGCGCGCCCGCCGGGGAAGAAGGTCAAGCGGCTCTCGCTGCTCTCCGGCGGTGAGCGGTCGCTGACCGCGGTGGCGCTGCTGGTGTCGATCTTCAAGGCCCGGCCTAGCCCGTTCTACGTGATGGACGAGGTCGAGGCCGCCCTGGACGAGACCAACCTGCGGCGGCTGGTCGCGATCATGGAGGAGCTGCGGGAGAGCTCGCAGCTGATCGTGATCACCCACCAGAAACTGACCATGGAATCGGCCGACGCCCTCTACGGCGTGACCATGAAGGGCGACGGCATCTCCCAGGTGATCAGCCAGCGACTGCGGGTGGGGGCACCAGGGGCACCTCCCAGCCGCCAGGCCGGGGGAGAACACCGCGAGCACGGGAAGCCGGCGGTCCCCCGACAGCACGACGCCCTGGTGCCCGACTGA